From Centropristis striata isolate RG_2023a ecotype Rhode Island chromosome 16, C.striata_1.0, whole genome shotgun sequence, a single genomic window includes:
- the lclat1 gene encoding lysocardiolipin acyltransferase 1 has translation MAVSVRGLYFVVTLFLGSFFGSVFMLGPFLPLMLLSPAWYRWITDRIVATWLTLPVSLLELVFGVKVVITGDGFIPGERSVIIMNHRTRLDWMFLWCCLLRYSYLRLEKICLKAALKAVPGFGWAMQMACFVFIQRRWEADKNHLENMLDYFCDIREPLQLLLFPEGTDLTENTRAKSDVFAAQNNLPKFEYVLHPRSTGFTFIVDRLRKGDNLDAVHDITVAYPKNIPQTERHLILGLFPREIHFHVRRYPVASLPSSSSHLESWCRDRWAEKEIRLRDFYSGQPRGFDRDGVARVPPCKTELRVFLIKGASLLYWSSFIALCFTGLWMWAPFRLYFIVMVGVFVAQQKLIGGLELLELSCHRYWKSMAANDGEKSKELDGKVQ, from the exons ATGGCGGTGTCGGTGCGGGGCCTCTACTTCGTGGTGACCCTGTTTCTGGGGAGCTTCTTTGGGAGCGTCTTCATGCTGGGGCCCTTCCTGCCCCTCATGCTGCTGTCTCCTGCCTGGTACCGCTGGATCACTGATCGCATCGTGGCTACCTGGCTCACCCTGCCTGTG TCGTTGCTGGAGCTGGTATTTGGTGTGAAGGTGGTGATAACAGGTGATGGTTTCATCCCCGGGGAGCGGAGTGTGATCATCATGAACCACCGGACCCGTCTGGACTGGATGTTCCTCTGGTGCTGCCTGCTCAGGTACAGCTACCTCCGTCTGGAGAAGATCTGCCTCAAGGCTGCCCTGAAGGCTGTTCCTGGCTTTG GCTGGGCAATGCAGATGGCCTGCTTTGTCTTTATCCAGCGTCGCTGGGAAGCTGACAAGAATCACCTGGAGAACATGCTGGACTACTTCTGTGACATCAGAGAgccgctgcagctgctgctgtttccgGAGGGCACCGACCTCACTG AAAACACACGAGCCAAAAGTGACGTGTTCGCTGCTCAGAACAACCTGCCAAAGTTTGAGTATGTGCTGCATCCCCGCAGCACCGGATTCACCTTCATCGTGGATAGACTACGAAAAG GAGACAACCTGGATGCCGTCCATGACATCACGGTGGCGTACCCCAAGAACATCCCCCAGACGGAACGCCACCTCATCCTGGGTCTCTTCCCCCGCGAGATCCACTTCCACGTGCGGCGCTACCCCGTGGCCTcgctgccctcctcctcctcccacctgGAGTCCTGGTGTCGGGACCGCTGGGCCGAGAAGGAGATCCGTCTGCGAGACTTCTACTCCGGCCAGCCGCGCGGCTTCGACCGGGACGGCGTGGCCCGCGTGCCGCCCTGCAAGACGGAGCTGAGGGTGTTCCTGATCAAAGGCGCCTCGCTGCTCTACTGGAGCAGCTTCATCGCTCTGTGCTTCACCGGCCTGTGGATGTGGGCTCCCTTCAGGCTCTATTTTATCGTCATGGTGGGCGTGTTCGTGGCCCAGCAGAAGCTGATCGGAGGgctggagctgctggagttATCCTGCCATCGCTACTGGAAGTCAATGGCTGCAAACGACGGGGAGAAGAGTAAAGAGCTGGATGGGAAGGTGCAGTGA